The following are encoded together in the Luoshenia tenuis genome:
- the uvrB gene encoding excinuclease ABC subunit UvrB, producing the protein MREEGKFKLVSPYSPQGDQPQAIDKLVEGLNQGYQDQVLLGVTGSGKTFTMANVIERVQRPTLVIAHNKTLAAQLCSEFKEFFPDSAVEYFVSYYDYYQPEAYIPSSDTYIEKDSSINDEIDKMRHSATSALQERRDVIIVASVSCIYALGDPEEYLRQSISLRPGMVKSREEVLKRLVEIQYERNDVDFVRGTFRVHGDVVEIFPANASEQAIRVEFFGDEIERITEISVVTGEVLAQRAHIAIFPATHYVVAEEATEQGLLDIERDLQERLKLLREQDRLLEAQRLEQRTNYDLEMIREIGYCSGIENYTRYFDGRQPGEPPFTLLDYFPKDYLLMIDESHVTIPQIRAMYAGDRSRKTSLVDYGFRLPAAFDNRPLKFEEFERRMGQTIFVSATPGPYELSREKQIVEQIIRPTGLLDPEIIIRPVSGQVDDLLGEIREVTKQGFRILVTTLTKKMAERLTDYLVEMQVKVRYLHSDIETIERMEIIRDLRAGEFDVLVGINLLREGLDLPEVALVAILDADKEGFLRSETSLVQTVGRAARNVEGRVIMYADQITDSMRRAIDETNRRRKIQMDFNEKHGIQPQTIQKAVHDVLEITKPLEEKQEMTLLQMEAAFAQLEEQMLQAAAALDFEQAAKLRDQLFKLREKRDGKVADVPKGTRRMTAKNPRRRRRS; encoded by the coding sequence ATGCGCGAAGAAGGCAAATTCAAATTGGTGTCGCCCTACAGCCCGCAGGGCGATCAGCCCCAGGCGATCGATAAGCTGGTTGAGGGATTGAACCAAGGGTATCAGGATCAGGTGCTGCTGGGCGTAACGGGCTCGGGCAAGACCTTTACCATGGCCAACGTCATCGAGCGGGTGCAGCGGCCTACGCTGGTCATTGCCCATAATAAAACGCTGGCGGCCCAGCTGTGCAGCGAATTCAAAGAGTTTTTTCCGGACAGCGCGGTGGAATACTTCGTTAGTTATTACGATTATTATCAGCCGGAGGCCTATATCCCCTCGTCTGATACCTATATCGAAAAGGATTCCTCCATCAACGATGAGATCGATAAGATGCGCCACAGCGCCACTTCCGCCCTCCAGGAGCGGCGGGATGTGATTATCGTGGCCTCAGTCAGCTGCATTTACGCCCTGGGCGATCCGGAGGAATACCTTCGCCAGAGTATTTCCCTGCGCCCGGGGATGGTCAAATCCCGGGAAGAGGTGCTCAAGCGCCTGGTGGAGATTCAGTATGAGCGCAACGATGTGGACTTTGTGCGCGGCACTTTCCGCGTCCACGGCGACGTGGTGGAGATCTTTCCCGCCAACGCCTCTGAGCAGGCGATCCGCGTAGAGTTTTTTGGCGATGAGATCGAGCGCATTACCGAAATCAGCGTGGTGACCGGCGAGGTGCTGGCCCAGCGGGCGCATATCGCCATCTTCCCGGCCACCCACTATGTAGTGGCGGAGGAGGCCACCGAGCAGGGCCTTTTGGATATCGAGCGGGACCTGCAGGAGCGCTTGAAGCTGCTGCGGGAGCAGGACAGGTTGCTGGAAGCCCAGCGGTTGGAACAGCGCACGAACTACGATTTGGAGATGATCCGCGAGATTGGCTATTGCTCGGGCATCGAAAACTATACGCGCTATTTTGACGGCCGCCAGCCGGGAGAGCCGCCCTTTACGCTGCTGGATTATTTCCCCAAAGATTATTTGCTGATGATCGACGAAAGCCACGTGACCATCCCGCAGATCCGCGCCATGTACGCAGGGGATCGTTCGCGCAAGACTTCGCTGGTGGATTATGGGTTCCGGCTGCCGGCTGCCTTTGATAACCGGCCCCTGAAATTTGAGGAATTTGAGCGGCGCATGGGGCAGACTATCTTTGTCAGCGCTACGCCCGGCCCCTATGAACTTAGCCGTGAAAAGCAGATCGTGGAACAGATCATCCGCCCCACGGGCCTGCTCGACCCGGAGATCATCATCCGCCCCGTGTCCGGCCAGGTGGACGATCTGTTGGGCGAAATACGCGAGGTGACAAAGCAGGGCTTCAGGATTTTGGTTACCACGCTGACCAAGAAGATGGCCGAACGGCTGACCGATTATTTAGTGGAGATGCAGGTCAAGGTGCGCTATCTCCACAGCGATATCGAGACCATTGAGCGCATGGAGATCATCCGCGACCTGCGCGCGGGCGAGTTTGACGTGCTGGTGGGCATCAACCTGCTGCGGGAGGGACTGGACCTGCCGGAGGTGGCGCTGGTGGCCATTTTGGATGCGGATAAGGAGGGCTTCTTGCGTTCTGAAACTTCGCTGGTGCAAACGGTAGGGCGCGCGGCGCGCAACGTGGAGGGCCGGGTGATCATGTACGCCGATCAGATCACCGATTCCATGCGCCGGGCCATCGACGAGACCAACCGCCGCCGCAAGATACAGATGGATTTTAACGAGAAGCACGGAATCCAGCCCCAGACCATCCAAAAAGCGGTGCACGACGTTTTGGAGATCACAAAGCCCCTGGAGGAGAAGCAGGAGATGACCCTGCTGCAGATGGAGGCCGCCTTTGCCCAGTTGGAAGAGCAGATGCTGCAGGCCGCCGCTGCGCTGGACTTTGAGCAGGCGGCCAAACTGCGCGACCAGTTGTTTAAGCTGCGCGAAAAGCGAGATGGGAAGGTGGCTGATGTACCCAAGGGTACCCGGCGCATGACGGCTAAAAATCCCCGGCGCCGGCGGAGAAGTTGA
- a CDS encoding VOC family protein yields the protein MAKITAIGHLGFNVKDMDATVKFYTKALGFTYGFTIEKDGKPWIEYYKACDNQFFEFFYGGSGDAPAAGQSYAHVCLEVDNMEEYVKQIEAAGYALDIQPKMGGDGNIQAWVVDPDGNRIELMQMSPTSKQRTC from the coding sequence GTGGCAAAGATCACGGCTATCGGTCACCTGGGGTTCAATGTAAAGGACATGGATGCGACGGTCAAGTTCTACACCAAGGCGCTGGGCTTTACCTATGGTTTTACGATCGAGAAGGACGGCAAGCCCTGGATCGAGTATTACAAGGCCTGCGATAACCAGTTTTTTGAGTTTTTCTACGGCGGCAGCGGCGATGCGCCGGCAGCCGGCCAGTCCTATGCTCATGTTTGCCTGGAAGTCGATAACATGGAAGAGTACGTTAAGCAGATCGAAGCAGCCGGATATGCGCTGGACATCCAGCCCAAGATGGGCGGGGACGGCAATATCCAGGCTTGGGTCGTGGATCCTGACGGCAACCGCATCGAGCTGATGCAGATGTCGCCCACCTCCAAGCAGCGCACCTGCTAG
- the uvrA gene encoding excinuclease ABC subunit UvrA has translation MRNSIYIKGAREHNLQNVDLEIPREKLVVFTGLSGSGKSSLAFDTLYAEGQRRYVESLSSYARQFLGQMEKPDVDYIDGLSPAISIDQKTTSRNPRSTVGTVTEIHDYFRLLYARIGIPHCPKCGREIHQQTVDQMVDQIQAMPEGTRLQLLAPVIRGKKGEHVKVLEDIRKNGYVRVRVDGELREASEEIALDKKRKHTIEVVVDRLIVRPNMQQRLTDSLENAMALSGGTVLADLMNGEELLFSANYACPDCGISIEALEPRMFSFNSPYGACPTCTGLGTLMKIDPDIVIPDRKKSLAQGAVQASGWVGGLDDGISGMYFKGLAEHYHFDLDTPIKDLPEEAVNAILYGTGDEKIEVSYDRGYGTGTFSTTFEGVIGNLERRYRETQSDAAKAELEEYMATIPCPDCHGQRYKSEVLAVTVGGKNIAQLSEMSVTNARRFFAGLELSRTHQMIAERILKEIDARLGFLDDVGLNYLTLSRGAATLSGGEAQRIRLATQIGSSLMGVLYILDEPSIGLHQRDNAKLLKTLKHLRDIGNTLVVVEHDEETMLEADYIVDVGPGAGAHGGKIVAAGTLEEIKNTPESLTGDFLAGRRQIAIPLQRRKPGKNWLKVVGANANNLKNVDVAFPIGLFTCVTGVSGSGKSSLVNEILNKALSRDLNRAHTRPGKHDHIEGLEHLDKIIDIDQSPIGRTPRSNPATYTGVFDMIRDVYARTPDAKMRGYKNGRFSFNVKGGRCEACKGDGIIKIEMHFLPDIYVPCEVCGGQRYNRETLEVRYKGKNIYDVLEMTVEEALAFFSSHQRIRRKLQTLMDVGLGYVKLGQPSTQLSGGEAQRIKLATELSRQSTGRTVYILDEPTTGLHMADVERLVDVLQRLCEGGNTVIVIEHNLDVIKVADHIIDLGPEGGDKGGNIVATGTPEEVAKVKGSYTGQYLKRVLK, from the coding sequence TTGCGCAATTCAATTTACATCAAAGGCGCGCGGGAGCATAACCTTCAGAATGTGGATCTGGAGATCCCGCGGGAGAAACTGGTGGTTTTTACGGGCCTAAGCGGCTCGGGGAAGAGCAGCCTGGCGTTTGACACGCTGTATGCGGAAGGGCAGCGGCGGTATGTGGAGTCGCTCTCCTCTTATGCGCGCCAGTTTCTGGGGCAGATGGAAAAACCGGACGTGGACTATATCGATGGGTTAAGCCCGGCGATCTCCATCGACCAGAAAACCACCAGCCGCAACCCGCGCTCTACCGTGGGTACGGTAACGGAAATACACGATTATTTCCGTCTGCTGTATGCGCGCATCGGCATCCCGCACTGTCCCAAGTGCGGCCGGGAGATCCACCAGCAGACGGTGGATCAGATGGTAGACCAGATTCAGGCCATGCCGGAGGGGACGCGCCTGCAGCTGCTGGCTCCTGTGATCCGCGGGAAAAAGGGCGAGCACGTCAAGGTACTGGAGGATATCCGCAAAAACGGTTATGTGCGCGTGCGGGTCGATGGCGAGCTGCGGGAAGCCAGCGAGGAGATAGCGCTGGACAAAAAGCGCAAGCATACCATCGAGGTCGTGGTGGACAGGCTGATCGTGCGCCCGAATATGCAGCAGCGTCTGACCGATTCTCTGGAAAATGCCATGGCGCTATCGGGCGGCACGGTACTGGCAGACCTGATGAACGGTGAGGAGCTGCTTTTCAGCGCCAACTACGCTTGCCCGGATTGCGGTATCAGTATCGAGGCGCTGGAGCCGCGCATGTTCTCCTTTAACAGCCCTTACGGCGCCTGCCCGACCTGTACGGGCCTGGGCACGCTGATGAAGATCGACCCGGACATCGTCATCCCTGACCGAAAAAAAAGCCTGGCCCAAGGGGCGGTGCAGGCCTCTGGCTGGGTCGGCGGGCTGGACGATGGGATCTCCGGCATGTACTTTAAAGGGTTGGCCGAGCATTATCACTTTGACTTGGATACGCCCATAAAAGACTTGCCAGAGGAAGCAGTAAACGCGATCTTGTACGGCACGGGGGATGAAAAGATCGAAGTAAGCTATGACCGGGGCTACGGCACGGGCACTTTTTCCACCACCTTTGAGGGGGTGATCGGCAATCTGGAGCGGCGCTACCGCGAGACACAGTCCGATGCGGCCAAGGCCGAGCTGGAGGAATACATGGCGACCATTCCCTGTCCGGATTGCCACGGCCAGCGTTATAAGTCGGAGGTGCTGGCCGTGACGGTGGGGGGCAAAAACATCGCCCAGCTCTCGGAAATGTCCGTGACCAATGCGCGCCGGTTTTTTGCTGGATTGGAACTGAGCCGCACCCATCAGATGATCGCCGAGCGTATCTTAAAGGAGATCGACGCGCGGCTGGGCTTTTTGGACGATGTAGGGCTCAATTACCTGACACTCTCCCGCGGGGCGGCGACGCTTTCGGGCGGAGAGGCCCAGCGCATCCGTCTGGCCACCCAGATCGGTTCCTCGCTGATGGGAGTGCTCTACATTTTGGATGAACCCAGCATTGGCCTGCACCAGCGAGACAACGCCAAACTGCTCAAGACGCTAAAGCATCTGCGGGACATTGGCAATACCTTGGTGGTGGTGGAGCACGATGAGGAAACCATGCTGGAGGCCGACTATATCGTAGATGTGGGCCCTGGCGCCGGCGCACACGGCGGTAAAATCGTGGCGGCGGGCACCTTGGAGGAGATCAAAAATACGCCCGAGTCCCTGACGGGGGACTTCTTGGCGGGCCGGCGGCAGATCGCCATCCCGCTTCAGCGCCGCAAGCCTGGCAAGAACTGGCTCAAGGTGGTGGGCGCCAACGCCAATAACCTGAAGAACGTGGACGTCGCGTTCCCCATCGGCCTTTTTACCTGTGTGACGGGGGTATCGGGTTCGGGCAAGAGCAGCCTGGTCAACGAAATATTGAACAAAGCCCTGTCGCGGGACCTGAACCGGGCGCATACCCGCCCGGGCAAGCACGACCATATCGAAGGGCTGGAGCATTTGGACAAGATCATCGATATCGACCAGTCGCCCATCGGGCGCACGCCCCGCTCTAACCCGGCTACCTACACCGGGGTGTTCGATATGATCCGGGATGTCTACGCCCGCACGCCGGATGCGAAAATGCGCGGGTACAAAAACGGCCGCTTCAGTTTCAACGTTAAAGGCGGCCGGTGCGAGGCCTGCAAGGGCGATGGTATCATCAAGATCGAGATGCACTTTTTGCCGGATATTTATGTGCCCTGCGAGGTATGCGGCGGCCAGCGCTATAACCGGGAGACGCTGGAGGTGCGCTATAAGGGCAAAAATATCTACGATGTGTTGGAGATGACGGTGGAGGAGGCGTTGGCGTTTTTCTCCAGCCACCAGCGCATTCGGCGCAAGCTGCAAACGCTGATGGACGTGGGCCTGGGCTATGTCAAGCTGGGGCAGCCCTCTACGCAGCTTTCCGGCGGCGAGGCCCAGCGCATCAAACTGGCTACCGAGCTTAGCCGCCAGTCCACCGGGCGCACGGTCTATATTCTGGACGAGCCCACTACCGGGCTGCACATGGCCGATGTGGAACGGCTGGTGGACGTACTGCAGCGCCTTTGCGAGGGCGGCAATACCGTTATCGTCATCGAGCATAATCTGGATGTGATCAAGGTAGCCGACCATATTATCGATTTGGGCCCGGAGGGCGGCGATAAAGGCGGTAACATCGTGGCCACCGGTACGCCGGAGGAGGTCGCCAAAGTCAAGGGCAGCTATACCGGGCAGTACCTTAAGCGGGTGCTGAAATAG
- a CDS encoding UDP-glucose--hexose-1-phosphate uridylyltransferase: MAYEVWPDVEKLLHYAIQCGLLDEQDRICAQNQLLDILQLPQPGEAAQGPLDGEDVSTLLGRIVDDAAARGVCGDTYTERTLLDTRIMGVFCPRPSEVTARFYELWQSRNSRAATDWFYDFCRKIYYIRTAEVARSIAWTSPSDYGELQITINLSKPEKDPREVAKLKDLVSTSYPKCMLCKENVGYAGRLNHPARQTLRTIPLKLNGENWFFQYSPYVYYNEHCIVVCDEHRPMNVCAATFRRLFDFVGQFPHYFIGSNAGLPIVGGSILDHDHFQGGRHTFPMENAPAWARLRDAQYPGVRIEFIRWPMAAVRLTGPGRDQVTAIAERIAQAWEGYTDESIGVLAQTEGTPHNAITPIARKKGENWQLDIVFRNNLTSPEHPLGNFHPHEKLHHIKRENIGLIEVMGLFILPGRLQKELAAVQEVLCGAAIAPEAAQEGHPLHLHLDWLHELIARYGQNLSPEQAQEVIHKEVGQIGQEILADAGVFKDTPEGRAAQLRFAKACGLEVLD; the protein is encoded by the coding sequence ATGGCATACGAAGTTTGGCCGGATGTGGAAAAGTTGCTGCATTATGCGATCCAATGCGGCCTTTTGGATGAGCAGGACCGAATCTGCGCGCAAAACCAGCTGCTGGATATCCTTCAGCTGCCCCAGCCAGGGGAGGCCGCGCAGGGCCCTCTGGATGGCGAAGATGTTTCTACCCTGTTGGGCCGTATCGTGGACGATGCGGCGGCGCGGGGCGTATGCGGGGATACCTACACCGAGCGTACTTTGCTGGATACCCGTATCATGGGCGTATTCTGCCCGCGGCCCAGCGAGGTGACCGCCCGGTTTTATGAGCTGTGGCAATCCCGCAACAGCCGTGCGGCGACGGACTGGTTTTATGATTTCTGCCGTAAGATCTACTACATCCGCACGGCGGAAGTCGCGCGCAGCATCGCCTGGACCAGCCCCAGCGACTATGGCGAGTTGCAGATCACCATCAACCTTTCCAAGCCTGAAAAGGATCCCAGGGAGGTTGCCAAGTTAAAGGATCTGGTTTCCACCAGTTATCCTAAATGCATGCTCTGCAAGGAAAACGTAGGGTACGCCGGGCGCTTGAACCATCCGGCCCGCCAGACGCTGCGCACCATCCCCCTGAAGTTGAACGGAGAGAACTGGTTTTTCCAGTATTCGCCTTATGTGTATTATAACGAGCACTGCATCGTGGTTTGTGATGAGCACCGGCCCATGAACGTATGCGCCGCCACTTTTCGCCGGCTGTTTGATTTCGTGGGCCAGTTCCCGCACTACTTTATCGGTTCCAATGCCGGGCTGCCCATCGTGGGCGGGTCTATCTTAGATCACGATCACTTCCAGGGCGGAAGGCACACCTTCCCCATGGAGAACGCCCCTGCCTGGGCGCGCCTGCGGGACGCGCAATACCCCGGCGTACGCATTGAGTTTATCCGCTGGCCCATGGCCGCCGTACGCCTGACCGGCCCCGGCCGCGACCAGGTGACCGCCATCGCGGAGCGGATCGCCCAAGCCTGGGAGGGTTATACGGATGAAAGCATTGGCGTTTTGGCGCAGACTGAGGGAACGCCGCACAATGCCATTACGCCCATCGCGCGCAAAAAGGGCGAAAACTGGCAGTTGGATATCGTGTTCCGCAACAACTTGACCAGCCCTGAGCACCCGCTGGGCAACTTCCACCCCCATGAAAAACTGCACCATATTAAACGGGAGAACATCGGCCTGATCGAGGTGATGGGGCTGTTTATCCTCCCGGGCCGGCTGCAAAAAGAGCTGGCCGCCGTGCAGGAGGTGCTGTGCGGCGCCGCTATCGCGCCGGAGGCAGCGCAGGAAGGGCATCCCCTTCACCTGCATTTGGATTGGCTGCATGAGCTGATCGCCCGTTATGGGCAAAACCTCAGCCCCGAGCAGGCGCAGGAGGTCATCCACAAAGAAGTGGGCCAAATCGGCCAGGAAATTCTGGCAGACGCGGGCGTGTTTAAGGATACGCCCGAAGGGCGCGCCGCCCAGCTGCGCTTTGCAAAGGCCTGCGGCCTGGAAGTGCTGGATTAA
- a CDS encoding galactokinase: MEYRKWMEYLSTSAGQDLLAQLYGSGHAAGALERYGQLMQRHVQRTGAPEIRLFSASGRTEVSGNHTDHNHGLVLAAGVTVDTLAVVSPRADRKINVVSEGFPEAFEISLDALEIDEKAFGTTQAILRGIARNLCDRGFTLGGFDATVASSVPVGSGLSSSAAFEVLIVEIMNQLFCSGKIDGIARAQIGQYAENVYFGKPSGLMDQMACSLASMSLIDFEDPQKPKVERIAYDLEKAGYALVVVATGGDHADLTDAYAAIPQDMKAAANFMGKDFLRQVAVEDFMAAIPQMREKIGERPILRALHFFDENARVLRQAQALREGDVQTFLSLVIASGQSSWRLLQNCVVPGRLEQGLPLALALSERYLRPVGGAWRVHGGGFAGTIQAFVPLDEVEGYIAAMSEVFGPHSCTRLGVRNLGAMELKAEA; encoded by the coding sequence ATGGAATATCGGAAGTGGATGGAATACCTTAGTACCAGCGCGGGGCAGGATTTATTGGCGCAGCTCTATGGCTCTGGGCATGCAGCGGGCGCGCTGGAGCGTTATGGACAGTTGATGCAGCGGCATGTGCAGCGCACCGGGGCGCCGGAGATACGGTTGTTTAGCGCCAGCGGGCGCACTGAGGTATCCGGCAACCATACCGACCATAACCATGGCCTGGTGCTTGCGGCAGGGGTAACGGTGGATACTCTGGCCGTGGTTTCCCCGCGCGCGGACCGCAAAATCAATGTAGTGTCCGAAGGCTTTCCCGAGGCGTTTGAAATCAGCCTGGACGCGCTGGAGATCGATGAAAAGGCCTTCGGCACCACGCAGGCGATCCTACGGGGCATTGCGCGCAACCTGTGCGACCGGGGTTTTACCCTTGGCGGGTTTGACGCGACGGTGGCCAGCTCTGTACCGGTCGGCTCGGGGCTTAGCTCCTCGGCTGCCTTTGAAGTATTGATCGTAGAAATCATGAATCAGCTCTTTTGCAGCGGGAAGATCGACGGGATCGCCCGCGCGCAGATCGGCCAGTATGCCGAGAACGTATACTTCGGCAAGCCCAGCGGTCTGATGGACCAGATGGCCTGTTCGTTGGCATCCATGAGCCTGATCGACTTTGAAGATCCTCAAAAGCCGAAAGTGGAGCGTATTGCCTATGATCTTGAAAAAGCCGGGTATGCATTGGTAGTGGTAGCCACGGGCGGCGACCATGCGGATCTGACCGACGCGTACGCGGCGATCCCCCAGGATATGAAAGCCGCGGCCAACTTCATGGGGAAAGACTTTTTACGGCAGGTGGCGGTGGAGGACTTTATGGCTGCCATCCCGCAAATGCGTGAGAAGATCGGCGAGCGGCCCATCCTGCGCGCGCTGCATTTCTTTGATGAAAACGCCCGTGTGCTCCGGCAGGCCCAGGCGCTGAGGGAGGGCGATGTGCAGACCTTTTTGTCTTTGGTGATCGCCTCGGGCCAGAGCAGCTGGCGGCTGCTGCAAAATTGCGTGGTGCCGGGGCGGTTGGAGCAGGGGCTACCCCTGGCGCTGGCGTTGAGCGAGCGGTACCTGCGCCCGGTGGGCGGCGCATGGCGGGTACACGGCGGCGGCTTTGCCGGCACCATACAGGCTTTTGTGCCGCTGGATGAGGTAGAGGGTTATATTGCCGCCATGAGCGAGGTATTTGGCCCCCACAGTTGCACGCGGCTGGGGGTACGCAACCTGGGCGCTATGGAATTAAAGGCGGAGGCATAA
- a CDS encoding amidohydrolase has product MFFITNARVMTMAGKTYETGWVAIEDGKIAAVGEGNPKVSAGDERLDAGGAYLLPGFVDPHCHIGLFEDDLGREGEDGNEDIDPVTPHLRAIDGINPDDPSFCDALDAGITTVVTGPGSANVIGGQFAALKTYGRYVDEMVLKAPQSLKVAFGENPKRTYQDQEKSPVTRMATAALLRENLVAAQEYAQKLEEGEEDPDKRPERDLKLEIICHALRGELPVKAHAHRRDDIFTALRIAREFGLEMTVEHATEGHLAADVLKEVGARVILGPYLCGKGKVELQNMSLEAPARLAKAGVPFALMSDHPETPVQFLPVQAALCVRAGLPEDQALRAITIDAARLCGIDDRVGSIEPGKDADLALFSAHPLSLQAKVLAVFVDGRKVR; this is encoded by the coding sequence ATGTTCTTCATTACAAATGCAAGGGTCATGACCATGGCGGGCAAGACCTATGAAACGGGCTGGGTCGCCATAGAGGATGGCAAGATCGCGGCGGTGGGAGAAGGGAACCCCAAAGTGTCGGCCGGAGACGAGCGGCTGGACGCGGGCGGCGCTTACCTTTTGCCCGGCTTTGTAGATCCGCATTGCCATATCGGCCTGTTCGAGGACGACCTGGGCCGTGAAGGGGAGGACGGGAACGAGGATATCGACCCAGTCACGCCGCATCTGCGCGCAATTGACGGTATTAATCCGGATGACCCCAGCTTTTGCGATGCGCTGGACGCGGGCATCACCACGGTGGTCACCGGCCCGGGCAGCGCCAATGTGATCGGCGGCCAGTTCGCCGCGCTCAAAACCTATGGGCGGTATGTGGACGAGATGGTGCTCAAAGCGCCGCAATCGCTCAAAGTGGCCTTTGGCGAGAACCCCAAGCGCACCTACCAGGATCAGGAAAAAAGCCCGGTGACCCGCATGGCCACCGCCGCACTGCTGCGGGAGAATTTAGTCGCGGCGCAGGAATATGCGCAAAAGCTCGAGGAGGGGGAGGAAGACCCCGATAAGCGCCCGGAGCGCGACCTGAAGCTGGAGATCATCTGTCATGCACTGCGGGGGGAGCTGCCCGTTAAAGCCCATGCGCACCGGCGGGACGATATTTTTACCGCGCTGCGCATTGCCCGGGAATTTGGGCTGGAGATGACGGTGGAGCACGCTACAGAGGGGCATTTGGCGGCAGACGTGCTTAAAGAGGTGGGCGCGCGGGTGATCCTGGGCCCCTATCTTTGCGGAAAGGGTAAAGTTGAGCTGCAAAACATGTCGCTGGAGGCGCCGGCGCGCTTGGCAAAGGCCGGTGTGCCTTTTGCGCTGATGAGCGACCATCCCGAGACGCCAGTGCAGTTTTTGCCCGTGCAGGCGGCGCTTTGCGTGCGCGCGGGGTTGCCCGAAGATCAGGCCCTGCGTGCGATCACCATCGATGCGGCGCGGCTGTGCGGCATCGATGACCGGGTCGGCTCCATCGAGCCGGGCAAGGATGCGGATCTTGCGCTGTTCAGCGCACATCCCCTCTCGCTGCAGGCTAAAGTGCTGGCTGTATTTGTAGACGGGCGCAAAGTACGCTGA
- a CDS encoding ECF transporter S component: MKNDKVKWLTKVGMLSAIAWVLMLLEFPVAFFFPPWLQMDLSDLPALLAGFSLGPVAGVCVELVKNLLHMLTKGLSFGGAGQLANFLVGIAFVWPAAMIYKKHKTLKRAIIGMAAGALCMGVVGMLANYYILIPVAFPGDALSGMSTAAVPIAGALGAGQMGFLGAYVIFGVLPFNLIKAVLVSLLTGVLYKRLSGILHR; the protein is encoded by the coding sequence ATGAAGAACGACAAGGTAAAATGGTTGACAAAGGTCGGTATGCTATCGGCCATCGCGTGGGTGCTGATGCTGTTGGAATTCCCGGTGGCATTTTTCTTTCCGCCCTGGCTGCAGATGGATCTATCCGACCTTCCGGCGCTGCTGGCCGGCTTTTCACTGGGGCCGGTGGCGGGCGTGTGTGTTGAACTGGTCAAAAACCTTTTGCACATGCTGACTAAGGGACTCTCCTTTGGCGGCGCGGGGCAGCTGGCCAACTTCCTGGTGGGCATCGCCTTTGTTTGGCCCGCCGCTATGATCTATAAAAAGCATAAGACCTTAAAGCGCGCCATCATCGGCATGGCGGCAGGCGCGCTATGCATGGGTGTGGTAGGCATGCTGGCCAATTACTATATTTTGATCCCCGTTGCCTTCCCGGGCGATGCGCTCAGCGGGATGAGCACCGCCGCCGTTCCCATCGCGGGCGCGCTGGGCGCGGGGCAGATGGGCTTTTTAGGGGCCTATGTGATCTTCGGCGTGCTGCCGTTTAACCTGATCAAGGCCGTATTGGTATCGCTGCTTACCGGCGTACTGTATAAGCGGCTGAGCGGTATTTTGCACCGCTGA
- the tsaE gene encoding tRNA (adenosine(37)-N6)-threonylcarbamoyltransferase complex ATPase subunit type 1 TsaE: MRKEEFISHNQAQTEDIGARLAQALTGGEVLALYGGLGAGKTAFTRGLARGLGIARPVTSPTFTLLHQYKGHLALNHFDVYRLSSVEEAEDIGIDEIMQADGVTVIEWPERVEELLDDKTIVVKIEGSGDEPRVLTVLWP; encoded by the coding sequence ATGCGCAAGGAAGAGTTTATATCCCATAATCAGGCGCAGACCGAGGATATCGGCGCACGCCTGGCACAGGCGCTTACTGGGGGAGAGGTGTTGGCCCTTTACGGCGGCCTGGGCGCGGGGAAAACGGCATTTACCCGCGGCCTGGCGCGAGGGCTGGGCATCGCCCGCCCGGTCACCAGCCCCACTTTTACCTTGCTGCACCAGTATAAGGGGCACTTGGCGCTCAACCACTTTGACGTATACCGCCTCTCCTCAGTCGAAGAGGCGGAGGATATCGGCATCGACGAGATCATGCAGGCGGACGGCGTTACGGTGATCGAGTGGCCGGAGCGGGTGGAAGAACTGCTGGATGATAAGACCATCGTGGTTAAAATTGAGGGTTCCGGAGACGAGCCGCGTGTGCTCACGGTTCTTTGGCCCTAA